A region of Paenibacillus sp. JNUCC-31 DNA encodes the following proteins:
- a CDS encoding YitT family protein: protein MKAPLISANPVPQAAKTRWSSTRRMLNLLFVIAGGILASVGLELFLHPNKIIIGGITGISSLFAHWTEMRIGLFLFLFNVPFIFLSYRLVQKKFVLVTVLGLVVFSIGAIVLHPMPPLVEHPLAAAMFGGLCLGLGIGLVVRYGGTLDTLEIGDPSSRPPERVFSGKRMLIEKIIMLVNLLILTAAGVVFGWDQAMYSVIAYLIAYEMVYIAFRGFTAKRKICILTTQSAQVEKAVRKRLRREPGTFDSPTNSGYPAVTEGWIQHVPGALYYEIHFLEMIWLKSIVRHIDPHAGIVTNPEK, encoded by the coding sequence ATGAAAGCACCTCTGATATCGGCTAATCCGGTGCCACAGGCCGCCAAGACCAGATGGTCATCTACCCGTCGCATGTTGAATTTATTATTTGTGATTGCGGGTGGAATTCTGGCCTCCGTGGGACTTGAATTGTTTTTACATCCCAATAAGATCATTATTGGGGGCATTACGGGTATCTCCTCGTTGTTCGCTCACTGGACCGAAATGAGGATTGGTTTGTTCCTGTTTTTGTTTAACGTTCCGTTTATTTTTCTCTCCTACCGACTCGTGCAAAAGAAATTCGTACTGGTCACTGTTCTGGGTTTGGTTGTCTTTTCGATTGGTGCCATTGTGCTTCATCCCATGCCCCCGCTAGTCGAGCACCCGCTGGCTGCCGCCATGTTTGGCGGATTATGTCTCGGTCTAGGAATCGGTCTAGTCGTGCGGTATGGTGGGACACTGGATACGCTGGAAATCGGTGATCCGTCTTCCCGTCCACCTGAACGTGTGTTTAGCGGAAAACGGATGCTTATCGAAAAAATAATCATGCTGGTCAACTTGTTAATTCTAACCGCTGCCGGTGTTGTCTTTGGTTGGGATCAAGCGATGTATTCAGTAATCGCCTATCTCATTGCTTATGAAATGGTGTATATTGCTTTTCGCGGGTTCACAGCCAAGCGCAAAATATGTATCTTAACCACACAAAGCGCCCAAGTTGAAAAAGCTGTCCGCAAACGGCTGCGCCGTGAACCTGGAACATTTGATTCTCCAACCAATTCAGGATACCCTGCTGTGACCGAAGGATGGATCCAACACGTTCCGGGAGCACTCTACTATGAGATTCATTTCCTCGAAATGATCTGGCTCAAATCCATTGTGCGCCATATTGATCCGCATGCAGGCATTGTAACGAACCCGGAGAAATGA
- the corA gene encoding magnesium/cobalt transporter CorA — protein sequence MKIRLVNNGVFIPVDDIQQALTPPAEGFYWIDADVDDLAVLQPLFLMHDLAVEDCLSDEEQRPKIEIYESHYFIVINSIRFDDEEIFLRAVNLFLGRHFIISVTKQKVSELRTLKPILWEQEISTPDRLLYLLVDLIVDNYFTVGDRIEARIEKLEEDILMHTKKSHLNEIIGLRSEILWLKKVLGPQKEVINTLNKKDLRLIDDQLQKYFSDIYENAVKISETFETYRDLMGNLREAYQSSIANRANEIMRVFTAITTVFMPLTVITGIYGMNFDNMPELHWKYSYFVVIGLMVTLGLSMFFIFRKKDWI from the coding sequence ATGAAAATCCGGTTGGTAAACAACGGTGTATTTATCCCGGTGGATGACATTCAGCAGGCGCTGACTCCACCAGCGGAGGGATTTTACTGGATTGATGCGGACGTAGACGATTTGGCGGTACTTCAACCGCTGTTCTTAATGCATGATCTGGCAGTGGAAGACTGCTTGAGTGACGAAGAACAACGTCCGAAGATTGAAATTTATGAGAGCCATTATTTTATTGTCATTAATAGCATTCGTTTCGATGATGAAGAGATTTTTTTGCGTGCCGTCAACCTGTTCCTTGGAAGACATTTTATTATCAGTGTTACGAAACAAAAAGTCAGTGAATTACGGACATTGAAACCGATACTATGGGAACAGGAAATCAGCACCCCGGATCGGCTGCTGTACCTCCTCGTGGACTTGATTGTTGATAATTATTTCACAGTCGGTGACCGGATTGAAGCACGGATTGAGAAGCTTGAGGAAGATATCCTGATGCACACCAAAAAGTCTCATTTGAATGAGATTATCGGGCTGCGCAGTGAGATTTTGTGGCTCAAGAAAGTGCTGGGACCTCAGAAAGAGGTCATTAACACCCTAAACAAAAAAGACCTGCGTCTCATCGATGATCAGCTGCAAAAATACTTCAGTGACATTTATGAGAATGCTGTGAAAATATCCGAAACCTTTGAGACGTATCGCGACCTGATGGGCAACTTGCGCGAAGCTTACCAATCAAGTATTGCCAACCGTGCGAATGAAATCATGCGCGTGTTTACCGCGATTACCACAGTCTTCATGCCACTGACGGTCATTACCGGTATTTATGGAATGAACTTCGACAACATGCCTGAGCTGCACTGGAAGTATAGTTATTTTGTTGTCATCGGATTAATGGTTACTCTGGGTCTGAGCATGTTCTTTATTTTCCGCAAGAAAGACTGGATTTAA
- a CDS encoding aminotransferase class I/II-fold pyridoxal phosphate-dependent enzyme — MEDNKLKIESRLAQIGSINEPVTGAINFPIYQSTAFRHPKLGQSTGFDYIRTTNPTRKVLEEAAAALESGDAGFACSSGMAALQTIFALFGQGDHLIVSLDLYGGTYRLLERILSRFGVTASYVDTNDLEAMESIRQPNTKAVFVETPTNPLMMITDLEAVSSWAKSHNLLTIVDNTLLTPFFQRPIELGADIIIHSATKYLGGHNDVLAGLIITKGEELSAEMAFLHNSIGAVLSPSDSYQLMKGMKTLALRMERHEYNALTIAKYLLEHPAVDEVYHPGLSDHPGFEVQNKQSSGNTGIFSFKVKDARYVEPLLRHIKLIAFAESLGGVESLMTYPAVQTHADIPIEIRDAVGVDDRLLRFSVGIEHADDLIADLGNALSAAQQEIEGGVHHE, encoded by the coding sequence ATGGAAGATAACAAGTTAAAAATTGAAAGCCGATTGGCTCAAATTGGGTCCATCAATGAACCGGTGACGGGTGCCATTAATTTTCCAATCTATCAATCCACTGCGTTTCGCCACCCGAAGCTTGGACAGAGTACAGGTTTTGATTATATTCGTACGACGAATCCAACCCGTAAAGTGCTGGAAGAAGCAGCGGCAGCGCTGGAATCCGGTGATGCTGGTTTTGCATGTAGCTCCGGCATGGCAGCGTTGCAAACGATTTTTGCCCTATTTGGGCAAGGAGATCATCTGATTGTATCACTGGACCTCTATGGTGGAACGTATCGTTTGCTTGAACGCATTTTATCCCGCTTCGGGGTAACGGCTAGTTATGTGGATACCAATGACCTTGAGGCTATGGAAAGTATTCGTCAGCCGAATACCAAAGCCGTATTTGTTGAGACACCGACTAATCCGCTGATGATGATTACAGATCTGGAAGCCGTTAGTTCCTGGGCAAAGAGCCACAACCTGCTGACCATTGTAGATAATACACTACTGACGCCGTTCTTCCAGCGTCCAATTGAACTCGGCGCCGATATCATCATCCATAGTGCTACGAAGTATCTGGGTGGTCATAACGATGTACTTGCGGGATTAATTATTACAAAGGGGGAAGAATTGTCAGCAGAAATGGCATTTCTGCACAATTCCATCGGAGCAGTGTTGTCTCCAAGCGACTCCTATCAGCTGATGAAAGGCATGAAGACACTCGCTCTGCGTATGGAACGCCATGAGTATAATGCCTTGACGATTGCCAAGTACCTGTTGGAACATCCAGCTGTTGATGAAGTGTACCACCCAGGTCTGTCGGATCACCCCGGATTTGAAGTACAGAATAAACAGTCCAGCGGGAACACTGGCATTTTCTCCTTCAAAGTAAAGGATGCTCGTTATGTTGAACCTTTGCTGCGTCATATCAAGCTGATCGCTTTTGCCGAGAGTCTTGGTGGAGTCGAGTCATTGATGACCTATCCTGCGGTACAGACCCATGCCGATATTCCGATTGAAATTCGCGATGCTGTAGGTGTGGATGACCGTCTGTTGCGCTTTTCTGTAGGGATTGAGCATGCCGATGATCTGATTGCAGATCTGGGCAATGCACTGTCAGCTGCACAACAGGAGATTGAAGGAGGAGTTCATCATGAGTGA
- a CDS encoding zinc-binding alcohol dehydrogenase family protein, whose product MRAVVCEEINRLVLREMDEPERAENQALVSIRRIGICGTDLHAYKGNQPFFTYPRVLGHELAGVIEEIGPNEAGLKPGDQVSIIPYLHCGHCIACRSGKTNCCVSMQVMGVHVDGGMRERIVVPVSHLIRAEGLTLDETAMVEPLSIGAHAVRRAAIRPGEQVVVIGAGPIGLGVMAIAKQAGAQVIAIDRNMDRLERSRSWAGVDFLVQANEQAVQQVAEITNGDYATTVFDATGNAHSMNEAIQYVAHSGQLIFVGLVKADISFHDPEFHKREMSILGSRNATREDFEQVMSILREKKWSMDDYITHRASFDQLPDSIDVWLSPDSHVVKAIVEL is encoded by the coding sequence ATGAGAGCTGTTGTATGTGAAGAAATCAATCGTTTGGTACTCCGGGAGATGGATGAGCCCGAAAGAGCTGAGAATCAGGCATTGGTCTCCATCCGGCGGATCGGCATCTGTGGAACTGACTTGCATGCTTATAAGGGCAATCAGCCATTTTTCACCTATCCTCGTGTACTGGGCCATGAGCTAGCAGGGGTTATTGAAGAAATCGGACCCAATGAAGCGGGCCTGAAGCCGGGAGATCAGGTGAGTATTATTCCATATTTGCATTGTGGTCATTGTATCGCTTGCCGATCTGGGAAAACGAATTGTTGTGTATCCATGCAGGTCATGGGCGTTCATGTGGACGGCGGCATGAGGGAGAGGATTGTTGTGCCTGTCTCCCATCTGATCCGGGCAGAAGGACTTACACTGGATGAAACTGCGATGGTGGAACCGCTCAGTATTGGTGCCCATGCGGTCAGAAGAGCAGCGATACGGCCTGGTGAACAGGTTGTGGTAATTGGGGCTGGACCCATTGGTCTTGGCGTGATGGCAATTGCCAAACAGGCCGGGGCTCAGGTCATTGCCATTGATCGGAATATGGACAGGCTGGAACGAAGCCGCTCCTGGGCGGGAGTGGACTTCTTGGTTCAGGCCAATGAGCAAGCCGTACAGCAAGTAGCCGAAATTACGAATGGGGACTATGCAACCACTGTTTTTGATGCAACAGGAAATGCACATTCGATGAATGAAGCCATCCAGTACGTGGCCCATAGCGGTCAATTAATTTTTGTTGGGCTGGTCAAAGCCGATATTTCCTTTCATGATCCTGAGTTTCACAAGCGGGAGATGAGTATTTTGGGCAGTAGAAATGCAACCCGAGAGGATTTCGAGCAGGTCATGTCGATCTTGCGGGAGAAGAAATGGAGCATGGATGATTACATTACACATCGGGCGAGTTTTGACCAACTTCCTGATTCTATCGACGTATGGTTAAGCCCGGATTCACATGTGGTGAAAGCGATAGTCGAGTTATAA
- a CDS encoding trans-sulfuration enzyme family protein: protein MSEQNNHSNNQERNVHSDLKFETKLLHFGDEIDKTTGASSVPIYQASTFHHFDIFNPPQHDYSRSGNPTRQALEDYITLLEGGARGFAYSSGMAAISSVFMMFSAGDHMIVTEDVYGGTYRLLTSILSRMQIETTFIDMTDIDEVKAAIKPNTKAVYMETPSNPTLRITDIAAVTSWAKEHELISILDNTFMTPYYQRPIELGVDIVVHSATKFLGGHSDVLAGLAVARTDSLGIQLKQLQNGLGTVLGAQESWLLMRGMKTLGARMAHSEQSTAKLAAWLSGRSDITAVFYPGLLDHPGREAHERQSSGYGAVVSFDVGSGDRAKKVLNRVKLPIVAVSLGAVESILSYPAMMSHAAMPAEVRRDRGITDGLLRFSVGLEDIDDLIADLDQALQES from the coding sequence ATGAGTGAACAAAATAACCATTCCAATAATCAGGAACGAAATGTTCATTCGGACCTGAAGTTCGAAACCAAGCTGCTGCATTTCGGTGACGAAATCGATAAAACCACAGGGGCTTCCAGCGTGCCGATCTATCAAGCCTCCACATTCCATCATTTTGATATATTTAATCCGCCTCAACATGATTATAGCCGTTCGGGCAATCCGACTCGTCAGGCTCTGGAGGATTACATCACATTGCTTGAAGGCGGAGCACGTGGATTCGCTTATTCCTCAGGTATGGCTGCGATCTCCAGTGTGTTCATGATGTTCTCGGCAGGAGATCACATGATTGTAACGGAAGACGTTTATGGTGGCACATACCGCTTGTTAACGTCCATTCTCAGCCGGATGCAGATTGAAACGACATTTATAGATATGACCGATATAGATGAAGTAAAAGCAGCAATTAAGCCGAATACCAAGGCTGTTTATATGGAAACTCCATCCAACCCAACATTGCGAATTACGGATATCGCGGCCGTAACTTCCTGGGCGAAGGAACATGAGTTAATCTCGATTCTGGATAACACCTTTATGACACCTTATTACCAACGCCCGATTGAGCTTGGAGTGGATATTGTTGTACATAGTGCCACCAAGTTTCTTGGCGGACACAGTGATGTGCTGGCGGGGTTGGCTGTTGCCCGGACAGACTCCTTGGGAATACAATTGAAACAATTGCAGAATGGGCTTGGAACGGTCCTTGGTGCTCAGGAATCCTGGCTGCTGATGCGTGGAATGAAAACCTTGGGCGCACGTATGGCACATAGTGAACAGAGCACAGCCAAGCTGGCAGCATGGCTTAGCGGACGCAGTGATATTACGGCTGTATTCTATCCCGGGCTGCTGGATCATCCAGGTCGTGAAGCTCATGAGCGTCAGTCGAGTGGTTACGGAGCTGTAGTTTCATTTGACGTTGGTTCGGGTGATCGGGCTAAGAAAGTACTTAACCGGGTGAAACTGCCAATTGTTGCCGTAAGCCTCGGGGCAGTGGAGAGTATTCTCTCGTACCCGGCGATGATGTCCCATGCGGCAATGCCGGCTGAGGTTCGTCGTGATCGTGGAATAACGGACGGATTGCTGCGCTTCTCCGTTGGCTTGGAAGACATTGATGATCTGATTGCTGATCTGGATCAGGCACTTCAGGAATCGTAG
- a CDS encoding HRDC domain-containing protein → MEVIFMNRLSRISGMDEEQAQLWIGEEEGSWHLGWSRYEEGDREDVIWYEGSSWDELLHVYRHQLAIQMKEGYRPLLQGLFHENEDPKSRSYSGQRLQCYSELVNNEELYTDLCTWRRKRAASDRKAPYFIATNRLLRMISAFVPQTMDELMQLPGVGESKASEYGAEWLELTNGLERSTSFPLDWVYTALKEQDYENWLYKQREQKYKQELDRFTTRKQVLEGMREGHTLEEIVNRSGLSRRELIELLETLDLEGYDTDCLLDAELAVMPEQEQEAVWSAYEELGDTFLKPVLHKVYGEEKPGGGSLEQVYERLRMIRIRFRRHTETEQHAG, encoded by the coding sequence ATGGAAGTCATTTTTATGAACAGATTATCTCGAATTTCAGGTATGGATGAAGAGCAGGCCCAGTTATGGATTGGTGAAGAGGAAGGATCATGGCACCTGGGTTGGAGTCGCTATGAGGAAGGTGACCGAGAGGATGTGATCTGGTACGAAGGCAGTTCATGGGATGAGTTACTACATGTATACCGTCATCAGCTAGCCATACAGATGAAAGAAGGATACCGTCCATTGCTCCAGGGTCTGTTCCATGAGAATGAAGACCCGAAATCACGCAGTTATAGTGGTCAGCGTCTTCAATGTTACAGTGAATTGGTTAACAATGAGGAGTTGTATACGGATCTCTGTACTTGGCGCAGGAAGAGAGCAGCATCAGACCGGAAAGCCCCGTATTTTATTGCAACGAACCGTCTGTTGCGCATGATAAGTGCATTTGTACCGCAAACCATGGATGAGTTGATGCAGCTGCCTGGTGTGGGCGAGAGCAAAGCTTCCGAGTACGGGGCAGAATGGCTTGAACTGACAAACGGCTTGGAACGTTCCACATCTTTTCCGTTGGACTGGGTGTATACAGCTCTGAAGGAACAAGATTATGAGAACTGGCTGTACAAGCAGAGAGAGCAGAAATACAAGCAGGAGCTCGACCGATTTACCACACGCAAGCAGGTGCTTGAAGGCATGAGGGAAGGACATACGCTGGAGGAAATCGTGAATCGTTCCGGATTGTCCCGGCGGGAGCTGATTGAATTGCTGGAAACATTGGATCTGGAGGGGTATGATACAGACTGCCTGCTGGATGCAGAGCTGGCCGTAATGCCTGAACAGGAACAAGAGGCGGTATGGAGCGCCTACGAAGAGCTGGGAGATACGTTTCTGAAGCCCGTGTTACATAAAGTGTATGGAGAAGAGAAGCCCGGCGGAGGCAGTCTGGAGCAGGTCTATGAAAGGTTGCGCATGATTCGAATTCGTTTCCGTCGCCACACAGAGACGGAGCAGCATGCGGGCTAG
- a CDS encoding aldo/keto reductase, with product MKTRVLGKTGLKVPALSFGASSLGSVFRDIDRGEGIRTVHAAVDAGMNYIDVSPYYGLTKAEVVLGEALRSLPRSSFTLSTKAGRYGENTFDFSRKRIHESVQESLNRLHTDYIDILFLHDIEFVPAEIIIEEAFPTLTRLKEQGVIRHAGICGLPLPLFEKVLPQVDADAIISYCHYALNDTSLLSLLPLLEKKDIGLVNASPLSMGLLSTRGTPAWHPADDRVKQVCLQAARYCMEQGSDIAKLAVQFATANERIPTTLVSSASEHNIRNNAAWLEEPLDQELLSEVLRILAPIHNVSWASGRPEYNIEHNMKPKVSTEGEQE from the coding sequence ATGAAAACAAGAGTACTTGGAAAGACGGGACTGAAAGTACCTGCATTAAGCTTTGGAGCTTCCTCACTGGGTTCCGTTTTTCGCGATATTGACCGGGGTGAGGGTATTCGTACAGTTCATGCTGCGGTTGATGCAGGGATGAATTATATAGATGTTTCGCCCTATTATGGATTAACAAAAGCCGAAGTTGTGCTTGGAGAAGCCCTTCGCAGTTTGCCGCGCAGCTCGTTTACGCTATCAACCAAGGCTGGGCGATATGGAGAGAATACGTTTGATTTTTCACGTAAGCGGATTCATGAAAGTGTACAGGAAAGCCTGAACCGCCTGCACACGGATTATATCGACATCCTGTTCCTGCATGACATTGAGTTTGTTCCGGCCGAAATCATTATTGAAGAAGCCTTCCCAACCTTAACCCGCCTGAAAGAGCAGGGGGTAATTCGCCATGCGGGCATATGTGGATTGCCATTACCTTTATTCGAGAAAGTCCTACCACAGGTCGATGCCGACGCCATCATTTCTTATTGCCATTATGCTTTGAATGATACTTCTCTGCTCTCGTTGCTTCCTCTTTTGGAAAAGAAAGATATTGGCCTGGTGAATGCTTCGCCTCTTTCTATGGGCCTATTAAGCACCAGAGGAACTCCTGCCTGGCATCCGGCAGATGATCGCGTGAAGCAGGTCTGCTTGCAAGCCGCCCGGTACTGTATGGAACAAGGCAGTGATATTGCGAAGCTTGCCGTGCAGTTTGCGACAGCCAATGAACGGATTCCAACGACACTGGTCAGCAGTGCAAGCGAGCATAATATCCGCAACAATGCAGCCTGGTTGGAAGAACCACTGGATCAGGAACTTCTATCCGAGGTACTGCGTATTTTGGCTCCAATTCATAATGTGAGCTGGGCCAGCGGCCGACCTGAATACAACATCGAACATAACATGAAGCCAAAAGTATCAACAGAGGGGGAACAGGAATGA
- the metA gene encoding homoserine O-acetyltransferase MetA: MPIKIPDTLPAKEVLAGENIFVMDETSAYKQDIRPLRIAILNLMPTKETTETQLLRLVGNTPIQVDIVLVHPKSHTSKNTSQEYLDLFYKTFDEIEHRRFDGMIITGAPVEQMDFEDVNYWKEIQEIFEWTKTNVTSTMHICWASQAGLYHHFGVPKVPLDEKCFGVFSHTINKSNVQLLRGFDEVFNVPHSRHTEVRREDIEKNDNLEILVESEEAGIFLVATKDGKQIFVTGHAEYDPLSLKWEYDRDAAKGMNVALPKHYFPNDDPSRVPPATWRAHANLLFSNWLNYYVYQETPYDIGPQI; the protein is encoded by the coding sequence ATGCCGATCAAAATACCAGACACCCTGCCAGCCAAGGAAGTGCTCGCAGGAGAAAACATCTTTGTCATGGACGAAACATCTGCTTATAAGCAAGATATTCGTCCGCTCCGTATCGCTATATTAAACCTGATGCCTACAAAGGAAACGACAGAAACGCAATTGCTTCGTCTAGTCGGAAACACACCCATTCAGGTGGACATCGTTCTGGTGCATCCGAAATCTCATACATCCAAGAATACATCACAGGAATATTTGGACCTGTTCTACAAAACCTTTGACGAGATCGAACATCGCCGTTTTGACGGCATGATCATTACAGGTGCTCCTGTAGAGCAAATGGACTTCGAAGACGTGAACTATTGGAAGGAAATCCAGGAGATCTTCGAATGGACCAAAACCAATGTAACTTCGACCATGCATATCTGTTGGGCTTCCCAAGCGGGTTTATACCATCATTTTGGTGTTCCGAAAGTTCCACTGGATGAGAAATGCTTTGGCGTATTCTCACATACGATCAACAAATCCAATGTGCAGTTGCTGCGCGGATTCGATGAAGTATTTAACGTTCCGCATTCTCGTCACACGGAAGTGCGCCGTGAAGATATTGAAAAGAATGATAACCTCGAAATTTTGGTTGAATCCGAGGAAGCTGGCATTTTTCTGGTCGCCACCAAAGACGGCAAGCAGATTTTTGTAACCGGACATGCCGAGTATGATCCGCTTTCATTGAAATGGGAATATGACCGGGATGCAGCCAAGGGAATGAATGTGGCTCTTCCTAAACATTATTTTCCGAATGATGACCCTTCCCGTGTCCCTCCCGCAACTTGGCGGGCACATGCAAACTTATTATTCTCTAATTGGCTCAATTACTATGTATATCAAGAGACGCCTTACGATATTGGACCGCAAATCTAA
- the mqnC gene encoding cyclic dehypoxanthinyl futalosine synthase produces MSTVDRILDKALRGERLDLEDTIQLFESNEVDKIGAAANVIVKRMHPEPYRTFVIGRNVNYTNVCDVYCRFCAFYRRPGSEEGYVLPDELIFQKIQETEDVNGTEILMQGGTNPNLPFSYYTDLLKAIKERFPNITMHSFSPAEIMKMVEVSDGLTLEEVVRAIHEAGLDSLPGGGAEILDDRTRRKISRLKGSWRDWMDVMQTAHRIGMNTTATMVIGLGETMEERALHLLRVREAQDECIANKYDSEGFLAFIPWTFQPDNTNLKLERQTPEEYLKTVAISRLVLDNIKNIQSSWVTMGPEIGKKSLEFGCNDFGSTMIEENVVSAAGATYKVNIESILRLIRESGYIPAQRNTKYDILRMFDEENAVHEDFVMQN; encoded by the coding sequence ATGAGTACGGTAGACCGTATCTTAGATAAAGCCCTTCGGGGCGAACGTTTGGATTTGGAAGACACGATTCAGCTATTTGAATCAAATGAAGTAGACAAAATCGGGGCCGCCGCCAATGTGATTGTAAAACGCATGCATCCCGAACCATACAGAACATTTGTCATTGGGCGTAACGTCAACTACACGAACGTGTGTGATGTGTACTGCCGTTTTTGTGCTTTCTATCGCAGACCGGGTTCTGAAGAAGGGTATGTACTTCCCGATGAACTCATTTTCCAGAAAATTCAGGAAACAGAAGATGTGAACGGTACGGAAATTCTGATGCAGGGTGGAACGAATCCGAACCTGCCGTTTAGCTATTACACTGATTTGCTCAAAGCAATCAAAGAGCGTTTCCCTAATATTACGATGCACTCTTTCTCCCCGGCTGAGATTATGAAAATGGTTGAAGTGTCCGATGGCCTTACTTTGGAAGAGGTTGTACGTGCAATCCACGAAGCGGGACTGGATTCCTTGCCAGGTGGTGGTGCCGAAATTCTGGATGACCGCACACGTCGCAAAATCAGTCGTCTGAAAGGTTCATGGCGCGACTGGATGGACGTTATGCAGACAGCACATCGGATCGGCATGAATACAACGGCAACGATGGTTATCGGTCTTGGTGAAACGATGGAAGAACGCGCACTGCACTTGCTTCGTGTACGTGAAGCTCAAGACGAGTGCATCGCGAACAAATACGATTCCGAAGGATTCCTGGCGTTCATCCCTTGGACATTCCAACCGGATAATACGAACCTGAAACTGGAGCGTCAGACACCGGAAGAGTATCTGAAAACGGTAGCGATTAGCCGACTGGTACTCGATAATATCAAGAACATTCAATCCTCCTGGGTTACGATGGGACCTGAGATTGGCAAGAAATCACTCGAATTTGGCTGCAATGACTTTGGTAGCACCATGATCGAAGAGAACGTGGTATCTGCTGCAGGTGCGACGTATAAAGTCAACATTGAATCGATTCTCCGGTTGATTCGGGAATCGGGCTACATTCCGGCACAGCGGAACACCAAATATGACATCCTGCGGATGTTTGATGAAGAGAACGCTGTTCATGAAGATTTTGTTATGCAGAACTAA
- a CDS encoding ROK family protein, which translates to MTILGAIEAGGTKFVCGIGTEKGEVLERVSFPTTTPEETMAQVIAFFEGKGIEALGVGSFGPIDPIEGSPTYGYITTTPKPHWGQYNMIGKLKEHFDVPMTFDTDVNGAALGEATWGAAQGLESCLYITVGTGIGAGAVVGGKMVHGLSHPEMGHIIVRRHPEDTYEGFCPYHGDCLEGLAAGPAINKRWEQPAYELPADHKAWEMEAHYLAHALMNYVLILTPQKIVMGGGVMKQEHLFPMVRSKLQELLAGYVQHPALQSDIDQYVVSPGLGDNAGLCGSLALAKLALNK; encoded by the coding sequence ATGACGATTTTAGGCGCAATTGAAGCTGGAGGCACCAAATTTGTATGTGGAATCGGTACGGAAAAAGGGGAAGTGCTTGAACGCGTAAGTTTTCCTACGACGACACCGGAAGAGACAATGGCTCAGGTGATTGCATTTTTTGAGGGTAAAGGAATTGAAGCGTTAGGTGTGGGTTCGTTTGGTCCGATTGATCCCATTGAAGGAAGTCCGACCTATGGCTACATCACGACAACACCCAAACCGCATTGGGGTCAGTACAATATGATTGGCAAGCTTAAGGAACACTTTGATGTACCGATGACGTTTGATACGGATGTGAATGGAGCTGCACTCGGGGAAGCGACTTGGGGCGCTGCACAGGGACTGGAGAGCTGTCTGTATATCACTGTTGGAACGGGCATTGGTGCAGGAGCTGTTGTAGGTGGCAAAATGGTTCATGGATTGTCACATCCAGAGATGGGACATATCATTGTGCGCAGACATCCTGAGGATACATATGAAGGATTCTGTCCGTATCATGGAGACTGTCTGGAAGGGCTGGCGGCAGGTCCCGCCATCAACAAACGTTGGGAGCAACCAGCGTACGAACTGCCTGCTGATCACAAGGCCTGGGAGATGGAAGCTCATTACCTGGCGCATGCCCTGATGAATTATGTATTGATTCTCACTCCGCAGAAAATTGTAATGGGCGGTGGTGTGATGAAGCAGGAGCACCTGTTCCCGATGGTTCGTAGCAAATTGCAGGAATTGCTCGCTGGTTATGTTCAGCATCCGGCACTTCAATCCGACATTGACCAGTATGTCGTTTCTCCAGGACTTGGTGATAATGCGGGGCTGTGTGGTTCGCTTGCACTGGCCAAGTTGGCATTGAACAAGTAA